The genomic interval AGCCCACCCTAGCCCAAGGGTGGCTCCGCCCTTGAGCGAATACTAATACTCGACCCAGCGAGCATCTGTATTGGAGCCAACGCACACGAGTCATGGTTGGACGAACCATCCATTGCGCTGCCGCTTAGTTCCAGTTCTCCAATACTGACATCGATCGGAAACCGTTCCCGATAAAGACCGAATTTTATGGTTCGAAGAAGTCAAGCTTTTTACAAAGAAGAACTATTCTTTCTTCTGTGCACAAAATAAGAATTCTTCTTCCAACTCATGTAGGACACGAtagaataaatttatattttatatgtaaATCATCTTATTTGATTTGTTCTCATAATTAAGATAATCAAATATAATCGGCAATCAAAATTTTAACAACTAAATTTATAAGCTTCAACAATATCCCattatcataaatttaaattatcGTGATTTATATTCATATGAAAataatggctctgataccatttgttGGAAATTTATAGAGTCTTTGGAACAATTCCaactataaattttttttatttgatcaaATCGAAACACAGCGGAAGCGATtacataatttcataaattataatcgaacatatgaatataaattaatgatgaatttaaataaaattattttctagAAAAACTAATCTCTTgcagttttctttctttttgtgaATCCGAGATCTGTAGAAACCACAGCCTTCCAGTACAATCATTTCTATGGACACGGTAGTGTGTGGGCACTCAGAAATATACAAACTtagaaatcaattttttttattctcttAGAAAATATCTAATGCTAGAATATATTTTCGtcaaatgaaaatattttctcaagatggcttttcttcaatttttcttaTCATTTGAATTGCTTATATTGTTCTATATAAATAATTGAGCTTCAATAATAGCAAATTGATTGTTATAGAAAACCATTTTTCTACGTAAATTTCAATCATTTATAAGGCCAATTGATTGCcttgatttttaaaacaatGAAAACAATTTTCTCAcgtttaattcaaatttttttaaaaataataataatatacaaGTTGATCAATTTTgactactttttttttaaaaaaaatatcaattgcttctcatatttgaaaaaatatatgTCCATTTATGATATTATCACGATAACTAAATTTATAATTatctcataattataatttaaatataattaaaaactcatatttaattatatttatatctaAGCTTTTGATGATATGGAAACAAATTTCTATTATCTCGTGTGATTTTTAAATTGCATTTCTTATCCGTCTTTAATTTGAAAAGCGTACTGGGGACCATGGACTCAACTCCAATAAattagataaataattaaactctttaaataatttacaCAACTTATTAATTCCATAATTACTCCACTAAAAATATGAAATTGCACTATTCTTCATTATGAAATATTTACTCTACAAAACGAGTAGTCCATTGATATAATCATTACATATGAATTAATCCTCCATAGACAATTCATAATTGAAGCTAGAAATTTTCCGTTTACCTCTTCAATTACTTCTTATCCTCATTTACCATTAATTCACTAGTTAGTGGTTCAATTTATAAttcaattataaattaattggGCCCACACTCAGTTCTAGAATTAATAAATGAGAGAATTATCTTCCTGCTTCTCGCAAGAAGGAATGGATTCCATATCTGTGAATTCATATTCTCAGCCATTAATTTCAAATGTAAATCTAAAATGCAAGTATTGAGAATGCATAATTGCAAACTTTAAACAAGCAAATCAAGAATCACGTTGAAATGAACAGGAGTGTATAATCACATAAGAATTCAGATTTATTCATATATgataatttttatgatttaatttaaatttcatagTAACAATGGAATTTATTATGAAATGTCTAATTAAATCGATCTAAGTCCTACATAATCTCATTATATATAAATGCCCCCATCTAAATGTCTCTACATCGACAATCCGGATAAGACGGTCACATTTTTAATGTTCATGGGCCGCATTGGTGATGCTTTAGTTAAAGATcccataatttaattaatttcatcgcggatttaatttaattttattatctaTAATTTTAATCATCTTGCATATATAACTTTTATATATACTAAAATCATGGTTATATCCAATAAACTATGGATTTTTCTATGatatttaaaacaataaatttcaTGTAAATATGTTCAATAATAAATGTCacttttattaataatataaaaatatagtcTAATTACAATGTTTTTAGGCCATTATTCCCAACAGAAAGGCCTGCTAAGGAGGAAGAAGAGGTTGTTCCAGATGAAACAATTCACGAATCTGCTGTTGGGAAGGGTCTAGCTGGGGCTCTCAAACTTTTAAAAGATCGAGGAACACTCAAAGAAACTATTGAATGGGGTGGTCGAAACATGGACAAGAAGAAAAGCAAACTCGTTGGCATCTATGATAATGATGGAGCTAAGGAAATACTCATTGAGAGGACCGATGAGTATGGACGAATTGTGAGTGATCTTTTATAGACAAGTCTTTTAACTTTCAGTACATTCGATATTTATTATCTGTTGCTGCCTGCTGGTTAAAAAGTTCAAACATAAATTTAGTATACATAATATGATAATTTATATTAGGACATCAAAACTTCACAAAAATCTACAAAACGACCATCTTTCAACAGCAATGAATCATGACTAATTAAACCCTTTTGCCCTCCAAAGTTTCCATCCCCTAGGTAGAAATTCTACCTTTTGAAGGTCATGACTAATCAAGACACCTTCGATATGCAGAGACCACTGTTATTGATCATCTCAAGAGATTTCTTCAGCAAATATGATGTCGAATATGTATTGCACTGAAACAGCAAAGTGCAGATATCAGTACGCGGTTCACCTAAGGATGTCGTTAAACTGTGCGAAATTGGAGAACAAATTGGGGTGACGAGGGAAAATTTGGGATGTTAGAACAACGGACGCATATTATTTATTGTACAGTCTTAACAACAATATACTCAGCAAAAGGTTAACCACTGAGCATTTTCACGAGAAAACTCGTACGATCgagtcatttaaaaaaaaaaattatgacacATAAGAACCTGTAACACATGCAAATTCTATTGAAAGTAATTGTTATTGTTTCAATGTCATATATTGTGCACAAAATACAAAGTAGAGACGCCTTGTATGCTATTTTCGTCTTCTTTAAGTTTAAAAACATTTGTTTTCTTTAATATCTGAAGCAATTCATGATACCATGAATCATGTAATTGCTAACTAAAATTGGATTTCAAGTTAGGAACATTATGGTACATTCCACCATTGGATTTCGGCAGGCAACATGAATTCACCTTCTTCTTGATGAATGTTTGGTTGATCAACCAGGAGCTGCTGAAGGGCTCCTAAATCAGCACTTGCACTGAATCGGAAAAGGGCAATAATGCATGAATATAAATTAGCATAAGCTAGTTGACATGTAAGAATAACAAGCATAAGAAAATCGATAAGAGCAAAATAAGCTTGGTTTGGCAACTTCATATAGTTTGCTGATTTTTAAAGCTCAACTTGAGCATGGTCTACAGGAATAGAGAAATACATCGAACTAAATTGAGTCCAACTCAAGTACAGGTCCAGTTTCGTGCTATCAAAACTTGTTCGAGATTGACTTGTTAAGACAATCAAGCAGTCAATATATGCTCAAGCTTTATAGAAAATCACAATCACACTTAAGAAATATGTTTCTAAGCTCAACTCGAGGTTTTAACAACCATATTTCCGATtgaaattacattttttttgaGCGAGATGGTACCTTGCGGATCTTAAAATCAATATACCTGGGTTTCAGTGCAAGAGCCGGAAGTGCAGATACCACAGATAGTTTAAGCAGATACCTGCAGGAGAGGAGAATATAGGTGAATATATACCATGCCACAGAGCTCAAATGCATACACCCTCCCATCGCTTATATATCTTAGAAGTAGGGACAgaattgattaaaaaattgaaacTTGCAATGTACGATCCAAAAACCGCTAATTTcaataatgataaaatattgaaaatgtgCAGAATTTCCAACACACATACTCTGCTTCATGCATATCTTCAAGAAGCCTAAGTCCATCTAAACAATTTTCAAGACTTGGTTTTATGCCGATCCGTTGCCTCAGCTGCTTTGTGGTTGACTGGGAAGAACCTACTCCTGCCAGTTGCCGACTATCATGAACTATCATCCCGAGCGATGACACAACTCCACGAAATTCTTCCCTTGAATTCAATTGCCagtaaagaaaagaaaacaaaaacaaaactgtCGTTATTTTCACATTACAAAGGTCAAGTTATGCACCAAACATCTTGTGTCCCAAAAGTTTTACAAAAATGAATAGTAATCTTCGATATGCTGTTACATAAATATAGTTCTACCACCAGAACAATACTTACAAGGTGTCGTTCATTGAGAGCAAAATGGTTTGCAGTGACTCCATTTGCTTCCCCAACACAGCAGCTTCAATGCCCTTAACGCATTTCAAGATTCCATAGTTTCCCGAATCTTGGATTACCTAAGCATCAAATTTCCAGAAAGAAGGGAAACTTCAAATTAATACAAACCGTACAAAGATAGAATAGCAGTCTTCGATATGCTGTTGTTACATGTATGCACTAGCATGAAACTTGTACATTGATAAAAACACGTCATTAATATACACATGAAAAACCATGTGTAATTCAATTATATGCATGTAACATGCTTATTAGAATACATTTGCTTGGATGCATTCACCTAATACAAGGAAAGTTGATTCGAGCACAGAAATTTAGCGCGAAATAATTGAACCTGTAACCTCTGAATAATGGAAGCGGCATTAGAAAATTGTGAAGTCAGCCGAGTTTGAAGCTCATCCCAGCGGCTCAATTCCGCCTTGACTTTTCTGAATTTCTgctgatatttttttataatcgaGTCCATCTTTTCAGAGCGCTTGATCAATTAAACCTCAGAAAGGGGTCAACTGATTTTTTTTCTTACCTAAAAACAATGATAGAAAAACCCACTCGACAGGGTTAACTGAATTCTCCGCCGACAACCGGCGGCTGAGACGGGGTGACGAGATGGTGAGAGAAAGATATGTGAAGTGTTGTGGGGAAAAGTGGGACGAGGTATTTATCGaacatttgcgacggtttaaagAAACCCGTCGCCGATCTAATTTTAGCGACAGGTTTGTTTAACCCTgtcgctaatatagcgacggttttaacaaaCCCGTCGCTCAGTTTAAATCCGCGACGGTTTAATTTCCGTCGCTAAAATATCGACGGTTTCCACAAACCTGTCGCTAAATTAAgctcggcgacggttttaaaccgttgcaacatttagcgacggatataaaaaagccgtcgctaaatatgGAAACATTTTAACAaacctaaatcataaaaatacagCACGTCTATTTCTTGTACTTTTACAAGATACAAAGCAGTGAAATCACTATATATATTAACGAGCTAATGTGAGTTCAAAATTTTTAGTAATGCGATTTCGAAGAGATGATTTTGCCATGCCGCATCGGGATAAAATATGAATCATCAACTTAATAATTGAATCATTTGAAGTTCACATGTTACATGAATTAATTCACTGTAATGGATAGGCAGGCAACCGTGGATTAATTAGAAAACAAGCTATGAAACACATAAACAAGATGACAAGTTCATGAATTAGAAGCTAAGATCATATCCAATAATACACATCTTGCATAGTGGTCCCAGTGTTTTCGCAGAGGAATGCAAGATACGTACATCTGTTAACGAGGGGACTTATAATTACATTAATTTAGCAAAATAAtagattttgaaaaaaaatcgaACTGAGCAGATCGAGTCGAGCGTTACATGCATATATGTGGCAACATGGTGATTGAGTGGTATTTAATGTGTATAGGCATAGACGGATCTACGCTAGGGCTATACTGGGTTGTAGCCCagcccatttttttttatttagcgacggttttagcgacggttttttgataaccgtcgctaccttggcgacggttttagtaaacccgtcgccgatgtggatcggcgacagttttatcaaacaccgtcgcaaatattagcgacggttattgctaaaaccgtcgctaaattattaaaaaataaaaaaaagtagatcggcggttttaattagcgacggtttattcaatagaacatcattaccactttgatgtttttaatgcagcaataaatttcattttgatggagttaaatactcggttcaatgagttatcggtgaaacttctttctcttagtatagctttagatcctaaaaattcatttgactcatttaacaatgatgatatttgcaagcttgcgaagaagttttatcatggagatttcacagatcaagaaattgttgttttgaagtatgcattgatacatttataaactcgatgtgatgcagaatttaaaggtttctacacttgttgagttgtgtcagcaattgaccgagagtggacggtcaagtgtttatgttatgttgactagattgattcatcttgttttgcCATTATCTGTGTTTACTGCCACTATTGAacgggctttttcagcaatgaagcatgtgaagacggcacttcgcaataaaatggaggatgactttcttgccgattgtttgacactctatattgaaagagatttagctaaacatattgatgtaaattctattattgatgaattttctgttttaaaatcccgtaagacacaacttcgttgaacgatataatgtacttttttttaataatatataatttatcatattgagttcaagcccaccccaactcttattcctggatccgtcccaGTATAGGTGGAGGCACTTTCGAGTAGTTGGGAAAGAGAATGGGGAAATGTAAGGTTGTGTTGGCATTCCAATGGAATGTGAGTATGTGAGGCAGAGAGAGAGAGGCGGCAGAGGTGGGGGATCGGGGCGAGGGACACTGAGAAAAGGACGTGTGCATGGAGGGCCTTATTAATTTTTTCCATTCATCTGTTGTTTTCAAACTCATCACCCCCTAGCTAGCTCCGCTCCTTTTTATTATTTCctttgatactcacgggaaatttagggtccgatttcagcaagtgtcactagtccagacgcaggttttgaaattaccctgagcctgaaatcacaaataagaccgttaggagggggccaggagggtgtcctggcgtagcccctccgacgctcaagtcagagactgaggatatatggggagagcagctaagggtgctgctgaaaacaatattgaATCCTTAATCATACGCTCAAacttggtatttataggagaatacctgggcttCTCATGGGCCACTCACCTACGAGCCTTATATATGGGCCAGGAGTTTGGGTCGGATCTTGATGAGTTCATCCCTGGGATATCATCCTCTATTTTCGATTCCAAGATTGATCGTTAATTCGACCGTCCATGAAATACATGTATTCCGAAAATCGTGTTAGACGGTGGATTTACTTTAATCGTACAACTATTTGAAAGTGCTAATTTATCTGTTTTCCTGTATTAGTAATAGCTAAATGTGCTCAGTTTTTTCAGTCTTTTATTATTATCTTTTGAGTGAAgaagaattattttttatttcttaatTTGTGGGGAAGAAATTAAAATAACGAACTCAGATGAATTTGAAGTCCACATTTATTATGTCTTCTATGACATGTTCCCCAAAAGTAGATCTGTCTATATTACATTTTAGCCAAGCATTGGACCACTTTTAACAATTAGCCCTTCAAATTTTATAGGTGGGAATAGGGATATGAACGAACCGAACTTGTCGAGAGTTTTTCGaaatatttgattcatattcGAGTTTATCGAACTCAAAACAAACTTGAAcatgtttgaatttttttcgaGTTGAACTCAAGCCTAGATTATTTTGTTTGATAGTTTGTTAGTCACTCACAACATTCATGTTTCTTCGATCGGTATCTCCCCAAAATTCTTCCTTCCAAATTAAATTCCCGATAATcttgaaaataaatttgaataaaCAGCAAATGTATGACCCGGGAGATTGAAAATGAAGAGtgtagttattattattattattattattattattattattattattattattttctttaGTTTCCTTTTGCCATTTTAGCATTAGAGGAGAGACACAAACCCTAGCTAGGTTGGCTGAATAAGATGGGCATGATCTGTCATTTCTAACTACCATATATATACAACCGAAACTATCACATCAAATTCAAACCTTTGTGTATATATTTGTTAATAAAGGGAAAAAAATAGGGTTTCAATCTATCAAATGTTGTGTTTGGATTGATGCATTTGAGAATGAAGAATTTTCAAATGCATGGATTTTAAACTATTTGAGTTGCTTTGATGAACAAAATTCAAGTGAATTTCAAATCCACTTCAAATAAAGTTATGtaatttgtaaaaataattGAGATGATTTTCAAATACACCTAAGATATATAAGTGTCATTTGAAATGCATCCTTCAAATccttcataaaatcaaatcactTCTTACAAATCAAATCCATCCATCCAAGCGCAACTTAAGTTAATTTGTTTACCGAAATTTGTAGTCTATATAGTATTTTTGTGAATtagttcatattttgggaaaaataaaaatataatttgaaatgaaattACTCAGCACGATTTAATTCATGTATTTTAGGACACTTCGATCGTACGTTAATATCACGAGAGATTCATGTCGTATTGAACCAAAAATTAGGATTTATAATTCGAAGTGGTCCAACTTGAAATCAGACAagtgatataaaaaaaatacattttgtaTGAAATTTAATGTACATGGAAacgactttttttttttggtccaATTTTGAGTTTTAGtctattaaattttcaaaatttggttTTGATATTCTAACtttttattttcagttattgtgATCAAATTATTGATGAATGCATGTGTCATCTTAAAAATCAGAAATTTCCCATTTTAACAGTACCACATAAACAATGTGAACAAAATACTTTAAATTATAAGTTAatgtaacaaaataaaactttgaaaacaaaattatttgaattttatgaAGCCAGCATAGtacattgtatatatatatggatttgAACAATCTCTTCTTGAACTAGATTTTAGGATTGAGTAAGATTAAAATCTCAATCTTAACAaacaataattatttatatcaaattaaaattaaatatctaattattctaaaattatatttaggtttatcttttcaggataaatacgcgaggtggGACCAGAGTttggagatttgagataagattaataataagaaaatattcctaaatttaatttaagtcaaaggataatttaatttaaaggaaAAGAATGTATTAGGagttattaaattaattagagctaagttattaaataaattcttttagattcaatatttacttaaaagcttaaattaaaatgtgtaaataattgaggatgaattaatctaagcataatatattcaagaaattgaagtataacatttaaatacttaaatcaTAAGAGTTTAGTCTAACTTAATGTGAAAATGCACTAAAGTGTATAATGAGTATTTAAAacctcaaacaattaaaatacaaagttTAAACCATAATATACCATTCAAAATTTGTAGGAAATCGGTCAACACTTTTAAACAAATGCAAATGTGGTGTAAACCCATTCAAACCATCCTCAATGACCTTTAAGGTGGATTCAATTCCTCATTTTAAATCACTAATTAGTAGTAGATTCAAATACTATAATTCATATAATTTCCCTCAACCTATTAGACTATGAAATGAGTTTGAATGTTGCAATAATTTGAATGACATGCAACGGCAGCTGGGAGAGAAAGCATGCAAATGATATTCAAAGCTTTCATTTGTAACCTTCCACTTTAATGCATTTTATGGCATCCTTAAAACCTCTTGTAACCATCATTTCCCCTTACATAACATTCCTACATCCTATATACTCGAAAATATTATAATCAATAGGCAATTGAAATCGCGAATAACAGCAAGAAAATGAGAAAAGTTATCGGCCAACAAGAGAAGAAAATGCAATCCGAACCCATTCAAATACTCATTTGTAACTCTCAACTAAATGCATATTATTACATCCTTTAACACCGCTTATAACATTCCTCTTCCTTAACCACATATCTCACTGCACTGAGGTGCGGTCGCCTCCATGTCCATTTCTTGGAAAGCTATAGCAAAAGGAGATGGCGAGCAAGGCAAAAGAGGCAGTTGCATGCCTATTTATTAGTGGCGAGCAAGGCAAAAGAGGCATTTCTTGGGTTTTGCCTTGCTCGCCTTTAAACCCATTACTTGTAATAAATATGGTTGTTCACATTCAACCactatatacacacacacacacgcataCATCCTTCTTGTTTAATGTTTGTGCATATAATATTTGgtataaataaaaaagaaaattgtaattttagtcATCTGACATATTTGCGATTTCAGTCGTTTATACTATCAAATTTCAGTCTTGGTCATGTATATTTTGATTTTagtaattttaatcatttttcatcGAAAATAGTGACTTGGAATTACACACCATCAATGTCGAACTAACGTAGTTAGGCTCGTATCTGGATTTGCAGATGTTACTCATAtgagtatatatataatgtCTTTATTTACTTAGCACATGACACGTACGATGAGTGATGAATCATGATCATTCATCCATACATCATGATTGAATGAATGTCTATAATTTATCCACTCATCACATATGACATGTACTGAGTGGATAAGAGCAATACACATGTGAGTAGTATGAACAAAACTCCTGTGTATATGAGGCGAGTTTCATGAACCAGTCGACTTAGGGCTCATACTGTAAGGCTATGTTTGGTGAGTAGGATAGGATAACTAATTGGATTGATGACAAAACTTAAGGTAAGGATATATAATGTGTAGTGATAAAAAATGttttgtttggtaagattttattGAGTATgataaattttacattttttgttgttgagaCAAAAATATCCTAAACTAACATTGATGACAATTTggtatataaataatatttgtagcaatgttttcaaaatcatgttttcaactattaataaataaatattttataaagttTTAAATTATGGATTATATATTTATCtgataatttatttttgaataaaaattattatgattttgcaTTTTATCTCTTTTTTCCACTATTTTTTTAAGCGCGGAGGATGATATGTGGAtttctaattatttttttctctattttttaaattttatttagtttCATCATGAAATTATTTATGTGATGTGCgtgcaaataaaaaatataaaccaTCAAAGAATAGAGTCCAAATCACGTAGGTTTTAACCTTCAAAAGTCATAAATTTCAATTCAATTTATATATCAACTAGTTGATAAAATTTTGtgggtaaaatggtaatttatgttatattttaagAATTAGATTGTCAATCTTCCCAAAACAATGAGATGTCTTTCCACccaaataagttttttttatcatgGGCTTCTTGATTAATTGAGCCCATAAAAAATGAGACAACATGAGTTTAACAATCTATCCTTAGTTTAGCACTCATACCAAACATACCCTAAAGGGAAATATAGTATTGGTTCAAATACATACCCATTTGTTATAAGACACCAACTTAACAAGGTCAAAAAAAAGAAGGAGACTTCACTTTTCTTAACTATAAATTGATTTTATATATACAAATaagggattttttttttttttgtcttatATATTTGCTTCTTtgtgattttgttattttatgttgTCAAAATTCAGTTTTATCCACCTatctttttgttgttgttgcaattttagtctttttttgACAAGAAGTTGATGTGACATAGATGTAATATTGACGTGTTGTTGTCGTATATAGTGTCAAATCGAAATTGCAAAATAATAAAAGATAGCataataaaactgaaatttgacaaTGTAAAAGAGTAAAACCGCAAAGCCACTAAATtacaagaaaaaaaatacaGTTTTCTCATACAAATAAATATGTTCATCGTATGATCTCACACTAACCAGTTATTTAGGTAATCGAATAACatcattatatttttattttaattataaaaaattgatattgagaattcCTGAAGCAATTTTGTTTGCAAACTTTcattattttatgttttgttcTGTATTATACTACacaaatcataatttttttttaaaaaaattatgattgatttttggttagttgcattaatgaaattaatattaaataagTAAAACATGTGTGTGGTTATCCACATACATATTAATTtacaaatatatttcaaattttctaagttatctattaatttataataggtatatatatatatatatatatatatatatatatatatatatatatatatatatatatatagtaaataaTCAATTGGACCaaggttttttttttggggACAATAAATAGAAAggaaacaaagaaaaataaGCTTAACTCAAAGTCAAATTGAAGttattgataaatattttagcgacaataacaaaataatgaaaaaagaAACAATTGATAATTTTACGTAGGTGTAACGAGAAAATCAAAACAACAATAATGATAAAGAATTTGATCATCTATGAATTACATTGATGATAAAAGTTATTAAGCTCTTGTTATGAACGAACTGAatggaaaatataattttaatatttatcaaTTGGAAGCTCATATTGAGTCGATCGTCTGATGAATTTGTTACAATGGTGGAACGAAATTGTTAGATAATAGCAAAATATGATTTGATTCATTCTTGTATAGATGTATAT from Primulina eburnea isolate SZY01 chromosome 17, ASM2296580v1, whole genome shotgun sequence carries:
- the LOC140818495 gene encoding uncharacterized protein At5g43822-like isoform X2, yielding MDSIIKKYQQKFRKVKAELSRWDELQTRLTSQFSNAASIIQRLQVIQDSGNYGILKCVKGIEAAVLGKQMESLQTILLSMNDTLEEFRGVVSSLGMIVHDSRQLAGVGSSQSTTKQLRQRIGIKPSLENCLDGLRLLEDMHEAEYLLKLSVVSALPALALKPSASADLGALQQLLVDQPNIHQEEVQYIFDIIFAEEIS
- the LOC140818495 gene encoding uncharacterized protein At5g43822-like isoform X3, with the translated sequence MDSIIKKYQQKFRKVKAELSRWDELQTRLTSQFSNAASIIQRLQVIQDSGNYGILKCVKGIEAAVLGKQMESLQTILLSMNDTLEEFRGVVSSLGMIVHDSRQLAGVGSSQSTTKQLRQRIGIKPSLENCLDGLRLLEDMHEAEYLLKLSVVSALPALALKPSAIHIRHHIC
- the LOC140818495 gene encoding uncharacterized protein At5g43822-like isoform X1, which gives rise to MDSIIKKYQQKFRKVKAELSRWDELQTRLTSQFSNAASIIQRLQVIQDSGNYGILKCVKGIEAAVLGKQMESLQTILLSMNDTLEEFRGVVSSLGMIVHDSRQLAGVGSSQSTTKQLRQRIGIKPSLENCLDGLRLLEDMHEAEYLLKLSVVSALPALALKPSASADLGALQQLLVDQPNIHQEEGEFMLPAEIQWWNVP